Genomic window (Primulina eburnea isolate SZY01 chromosome 8, ASM2296580v1, whole genome shotgun sequence):
CTTTTCAAGATTAATTACTTTAGCGTAACCTTTTATCAGAGTCCCGTGAGTGACAACATTTGGTTCCAATCCATCTTGTTTAATCCTTCGGAAAAACTTCTCGGCACCTTCCATATCAGATGCATTAACATAGGCTGAGAGCATAGTTGTATAGGAACAAAGATCTGGTGTGCATCTGCAGAACAAAAACGAGAATCAAATTATCACACTACACTGTTAACTCAATTCTTCAGCCCAAATGGGATATTAGGTTCCACGTGTAACAAGCTAAACAAGATTGTTACCAAAGAATAAGTATGAATGGTAAATAATAAATTCTCTACAAACATGTAGGTATTGCAAATTAAGGAATTTCAATGAACAATATGTCTATCAGCAACTAAGGTTATGTTACTTGACAATGGAAGGAAGATCCTTGTTGAGCCATGATATGAAATACAGatcaacttttaaataaaatcaatcgcaaaaaaaatatttgtagtTTATGTGAGTGGAGGCAAGCGGGTGACTGTAAAGAAATGGGTTAGCGACTAGCCAGAACTCTTAATGTTAATGAATCCCTAATCCCAATCACCGTTTGGAAAGGAAGCCATTCAAATCTAATTCCATCCTAAACTTGTGAAAAAAGGAAAACCCCGAACTCTGGAAAACAATTGGCTTATAGCCATCCAAAATTACCAACTTCACAGCAATTTTTACCATGCCACATCCACGAATCTCATTCACAGTATTTCATGTTTAAAACCACTGGTTTGAAATAAGATTGATACTTCTGGGCTTTCGTTTTCTCAATTTTTTCTATCATTAGCTTCAAAAAGAATCTACAAGACACAAATAATAATTTCGTTTCATTATTAGGACATGACTGTATTAAAATTCAAATCAAAAGTGAGGTAAATGGTAAGAGGTTAACGAAGCAGTGCACCAAGGAATCATTCGTAATAGTATAATAAGCGAAAATTTagtaaaaaggaaaaaaaattgcgCCCTAGAAAAACTTCACCTGTCTCTCCGCATGCTCTTGAATACAATTCGTGCTTGCTCCACCATTCCTGAGATTGCAAAAGCATCAAGCAAGATGTTGTATGCTTTCTGTGTCGGCCTGGAAAGAGAACTAAATAAGTTGAGAAAGTAGATAAATATTTGTCTAGCCATGGCATTCAACTGATTCCACAATTATCAACTGAACATTGATGGGAACTAGAATGTGGCAGCTTGAGTGTTTACTTTTGATTGGCATAACATAGGGTCCAATTACGGGCTCTTAGATTCACAATTATCACAAGGCAACAAGAAGTTGCCTCAATATTTGGTGACTATTTAATAATGTGTCTCTAGTTCACTAAGATGTGTTTACCGCTTTGAAGTGCGGCTATTTTAGTTATGCTTACGGAAAAAGGTAAAAATGATCAGCTGCATTTTGTTTACAATAGTAAGAATGCTCTACTGAGTCGGACTTGAAGATGAAAGTGtctgaatttattattttcatctTGCCAAACATAAAGTTCAGATAGACTGCACAAATTGGAAATGAAGAAATTACTGGGAATCACACCTAAGGCCAGCATCAAGCATCTCCTCAAATACAGCCAATGCCTCTTCTTCTCTCCTGGCTTTTCCATAGGCATTAATGAGCAGTGCATAGCTCACAACATCAGGTTGATTACCAGCTCTTTGCATCTAGAAGACAAATTTCCATAAAAAAAAGTAGGTGAATCGTGCAGCAAAACATGGAAAATTACCATAGTTTAACTCCTAATCAAGTTTCACACTGAGAGACAATTGACATGACCATAAAAAAACCGAATTGTCAACCTatttgttcttagaataccatgaTCTGATACACAGCAAACCCAAGGAACCTGCAGGCGCCAATAACCCTGATGCAGCTGTTGGATTCTTTTCTTTATAAGTGTTTCCAGAtacataataatttaattatattgaaGAGGAAATTATTACAAATGGAGGCATCCACAGGTGTGCTCATACAAGTGACAGAACAACTCTATCTATCAGTAAAAAAGTAAACCAGTTACCATACAAGTACATACAGCTGGATTGAGATTTAGAAGACAAACATAAACAAAAGCTACAAAAGCTTTCCCTGAATTCTCGATCTCTTTAAAATCTCATAAGTTCTTCcattaaaatatttcaacacCTGATGTTTCTTTAGCAGGACTGAGtgctaaaaataaaaaaaaattgtccaGCATGCTTCGACATTTTCCAAGACGTGCCTAAGCTTATGTTTGAGGCACCCCCTTAAACAAAGTTGCCAACCTCAGGAAAGTGCTGTTTTCGTGGCTTAGACCACGTATATGTACCTCAAAGTACAGTTTTAGGCCTTTTGTTTGCCATACTCTAACACTCTCAATAAAAAACAAAGCAGAACAACTTCAGTTAAATCGTGTGAAAAAAATAGCAGACTGAACGAAAATGCTGATACTTTTGAACCTACCCGGTCAAACATATTTGCGACCTGCTTGTAGTTAATTTCAAATGACATCAGGCTATTGTATGTAACCGTGGTTTTCTGAACTCCTCTCTCAGGCATCAATGCAAATAGTTGACGAGCTTTGTCATAACTTCCAGCCTTTTTGTACATGTAAATCATCATATGGAACATTTTCTGGTCTGGTTTTAAAGGTGAAGTTTCTTTATCTAGGAGGGTCTCAAAGATTTCCTCAGCTTCTCTAAACTTGTCACCCTGCAGCCGCCCAATGTCGCAAAAAAAGTTTCACTCAATAGTACCATCATCAATATGTAGGAGCACACAAAGTATCCATGATATGCTACTATACATGAAAAAAACATCCTTATTAATAAACAAAATTCAAGCCTTTCACTTAGAGATCTTAGCTAATACTCTGAACTTAGACATATCATGCAATCAAGAACAGAATCCTAAAATAATTTAGATGCATCATTCAACCAACAAAAAAATCCTAAGTATAGGGAAGAGTCATGTTTCCTGAGGCATCTATCATTTGGAAATTTGTAGCAGCTAAGCAAGCCCCATTCTAGAATTTTGGTTCTTGAAGCTCTTGAAATTTCGCCCTTAAAAGTGATACAAGAACCCAAGCAGTCCTTTTGCATGATCATTTTGAACAAGTCATTCTTTTCTGATTCATTAAGGATTCACAAACAATAAACTAACAAATAATCAAACTCGcgttatttaataaaatcatgagATGCCGGGGGTAGCAGAACACAAACTGTGAGCCTTGGTTATATTATAGCACCATCCCCCAGTAAGCATGCCGCGTCAATAGAAGACCATAAATCGGGAATCCCACtgttaaaaattttcttacagCTTTTAGTCAAACCAATATTTACTTGCTGTAAAGCAGCAAGATTATTCTTCATATTCTGAAGTTTCACATCAGCAGTAACACGTTATAATATGGTGTGCCATACATTATATTATTGCAATGAATGGAGTCACCTTAACAAATGTGTTAAGAATAATTTGATATGTCACTGCAGAGGGTTCAGGGCCTGAAGATTGCATCCTTCGAAATATAGCTTCTGCTTTATTATATTGACCTCCATTTCCATATGCCTCCATAAGAGCGGTATATGATATGACATGAGGCGCATAACCTTTTTGGTTCATGTAGCTTAGAACCCTCTCAGCTCTGTTAAAATCTCCTTGCTTTCCATAGGCAGTTATGAGCATCAAGAAGTCCATCTCTTTAAAATCCCACCAATGTTGAGTTCGAAGCCATTCAAGAAtctagaaaataaaaagataaatgagtgaaacaataaaaaaatacatatgTGCTTCAGGTAAATTAGGGCCTTGCAGATgctaaaaaaattagaaataaatttgaggagaactcaaagtttaaaaataaaactaaaatccCTCAAGTAAAAAGTCCTTAAAACAACAAATTTTACCCTCTATCAGAAAGTTTTAGTTTGTTCTtgcttaccaaatattttatgctaaaataaaattttctatcATGATAAAATCCGGTATCTAGATATCTTCAAGTTCTAAAATTTATCAGCTCCAACTTTGGAACTTCAAATGTATTCATTCAAGAATTCACGATTGTGTTTTATCTGCATACGACAACACAAGTGGTAACTCAATTTGTAAATCTAAATGTGTAATAGACAAATTAGAAACACCACGAACAATAATGAAGAACAGATAAATTGAGGCGTTGCACACCTCACCAACAAGGTTCCACTTCTTAAGCTGCTTAAACCGAACGAGGGTTCCAACAACCAAGTCTTTAGGGAGAGGCTCGCCCTTCGATCTTCGACTCCTGAGCACAGCAACCGCAGAATCCGATTCCTCAATTTCAAGCATAATTTTTCTCCAGTTCTTCTGGTCTGCTTCATCCGCAGCATCCTTAAAAACCTCCACTTTCTTCCTCTTCTGCATGAACTTTCTTGGTGCCAACATACCCAGACAGACTACCTGTGCCCTCTTACATACGTGAATATTGGCACCAACTAAATT
Coding sequences:
- the LOC140838409 gene encoding pentatricopeptide repeat-containing protein At3g59040 yields the protein MPQTSTIFLKSFISAPSTRISSKSYGCENLVGANIHVCKRAQVVCLGMLAPRKFMQKRKKVEVFKDAADEADQKNWRKIMLEIEESDSAVAVLRSRRSKGEPLPKDLVVGTLVRFKQLKKWNLVGEILEWLRTQHWWDFKEMDFLMLITAYGKQGDFNRAERVLSYMNQKGYAPHVISYTALMEAYGNGGQYNKAEAIFRRMQSSGPEPSAVTYQIILNTFVKGDKFREAEEIFETLLDKETSPLKPDQKMFHMMIYMYKKAGSYDKARQLFALMPERGVQKTTVTYNSLMSFEINYKQVANMFDRMQRAGNQPDVVSYALLINAYGKARREEEALAVFEEMLDAGLRPTQKAYNILLDAFAISGMVEQARIVFKSMRRDRCTPDLCSYTTMLSAYVNASDMEGAEKFFRRIKQDGLEPNVVTHGTLIKGYAKVINLEKMMEKYGEMRALGINANPTIFTTIMDAYGRNKDFGGAVVWYNEMLSSGTPPDQKAKNVLLSLAKTAEEQMEANQLVEGRTFEGRLKDVSSDEVDNMNDDSEVEDEEKRFIFEDEDDDMMI